The following coding sequences lie in one Pseudarthrobacter phenanthrenivorans Sphe3 genomic window:
- a CDS encoding NAD-glutamate dehydrogenase codes for MSSGSSVEDQPLSIEGDEGFIGDYYQHLAEEDARTYPRDVLVGRADSHRQVASVRQPGQANISILDEEDSSVVFVVTDDMPFLVDSVNAELVRQHAAIKLVIHPLFVATRNRESGELVKVNRVPAHLGISSGDTAAMPNLSHLIAQGENASHMESWIAVEINRVTDQAKAALLDGLDRVLNDVRAAVEDWPKMRQRARQIAESLDQVANPAQIAELRQAQDLLHWLDDGNFTFLGYREYDLVNVDGEDVLELREDSGLGLLRASADSPHIQHLTDTGRKKAREKRALVITKANSRSTVHRSAYLDYIGVKSFDANGNVNGERRFIGLFATSAYTGSVRDIPIVREKVDAVLRSAGFPPDSHSGKDLLGILETYPRDELFQIEIPDLAATALGIQKLQERRRTRLFLRPDIYGRFMSAVVYLPRDRYTTNVRLRIEQELRETFQAVSIDYEARMTESALARLFFRIRLPKNADVSHVNSEELEKRLVRAARSWSEGIAEVLREGRDVAEAKELAAIWSEAFPASYRVDYEVEDALEDIARFEKYGAAAERAEGTVQERPGVHVYLPEGAGATLEEDARVKLYMLEPKSLSQILPYFHNLGLEVLDERPFEIETADRRDFFLYDLGLKYPAKVDPLSTGELLADSFGAAVTGAAESDSFDRLVLREGLQWRQITVLRAYARYMRQMGNTNSFGFMADTLLANPQVTKGLTALFAARFDPSLSPEERGERQESVRLDLDAAIEKVATLDADRVLRTFVNLIEATLRTNYYQHKPHLSFKLDPARIEGLPFPRPMFEIWVYAPRVEGVHLRFGKVARGGLRWSDRREDFRTEILGLVKAQTVKNAVIVPTGAKGGFFAKQLPDPTADRAAWMAEGIESYKTFIRGLLDITDNLLTEGDSERLVPPSDVVRHDDDDSYLVVAADKGTATFSDIANGLAAEYGFWLGDAFASGGSVGYDHKAMGITARGAWESVKRHFSELDLDTQTQPFTVVGVGDMSGDVFGNGMLLSRHIRLLAAFDHRHIFLDPNPDEEASFVERQRLFELPRSSWDDYNKSLISEGGGVYPRQAKSIPVSAQVRTALGLPAGTTELSPPELLRSILLAPADLLYNGGIGTYVKASTETNASVGDKANDAIRVDGRDLRVKVVGEGGNLGMTQRGRIEAALQGVILNTDAIDNSAGVDCSDHEVNIKIFVDRMVAAGKLSAEERAGFLASMTDEVGRLVLEDNIDQNILLLNDRTRVAEWSPSYERLMDWLEKKADLNRDLEALPTTEALRERLQQGQGLTSPELSVLAAYAKIELTNALRESDLADDPWFRQTLRAYFPTQLRERFDAELDTHPLRREIIATVVANDMINLGGITFAFRVMEETSASEVAVAKAFVALREVYELEAMVGELNSLPASFPTEHWSTVHLDIRRLLDRAVRWLLGQGTLSRPIADVVSEFKPVMDPMRTRLLDFLRGDDRERVAGWLEQAREWELPETLALRWAELFESFVLLDIAKISHVRKDPVEEIAAVYYTVFNRFHADSLLERISSLPRQDRWQALARAALRDDLYSTISDMTTAVLDATAATDSPEARLKDWEAQNAEQLSRAKSMFDEVNSLEADDMASLSVALRLLRSIVRR; via the coding sequence ATGTCGTCTGGATCCAGCGTGGAGGATCAGCCCCTTTCCATTGAAGGCGATGAGGGCTTCATTGGTGATTACTACCAGCACCTTGCCGAAGAGGACGCGCGGACTTATCCGCGGGATGTGCTGGTGGGCAGGGCGGACAGCCACCGCCAGGTAGCCTCCGTGCGCCAGCCGGGCCAGGCGAACATATCCATCCTGGACGAGGAGGACAGCAGCGTCGTCTTTGTCGTCACGGATGACATGCCGTTCCTGGTCGACTCCGTCAATGCAGAGCTGGTCCGGCAGCACGCTGCCATCAAACTTGTCATCCACCCGCTGTTCGTCGCTACCCGCAACAGGGAAAGCGGAGAGCTCGTCAAGGTCAACCGGGTACCGGCGCACCTTGGGATTTCCAGCGGTGACACAGCCGCGATGCCCAACCTGTCCCATCTCATTGCCCAGGGCGAAAACGCCTCGCACATGGAGTCCTGGATCGCCGTCGAGATTAACCGCGTCACGGACCAAGCCAAGGCAGCCCTGCTCGATGGCCTCGACCGGGTACTGAACGATGTGCGCGCCGCCGTCGAGGACTGGCCGAAGATGCGCCAACGGGCCCGGCAGATCGCTGAAAGCCTGGACCAGGTGGCGAACCCGGCCCAGATCGCCGAGCTCCGGCAGGCGCAGGATCTCCTTCACTGGCTTGACGACGGCAACTTCACGTTCCTCGGCTACCGGGAATATGACCTGGTCAACGTCGACGGCGAAGACGTACTGGAGCTGCGCGAGGACAGCGGACTGGGTCTGCTGCGCGCTTCTGCCGATTCGCCGCATATCCAGCACCTGACGGATACGGGCCGGAAGAAGGCCCGGGAAAAACGCGCCCTGGTCATTACCAAGGCAAACTCGCGCTCCACCGTCCACCGCTCGGCATACCTTGACTACATTGGCGTCAAGAGCTTCGACGCCAATGGCAACGTCAACGGCGAGCGCCGCTTCATCGGCCTCTTTGCCACCAGCGCCTACACCGGTTCGGTCCGGGATATCCCCATCGTGCGCGAGAAGGTTGACGCCGTGCTGCGAAGCGCGGGATTCCCGCCGGACTCGCATTCCGGCAAGGACCTGCTGGGGATCCTGGAAACCTACCCCCGCGACGAACTGTTCCAGATCGAAATTCCAGATCTGGCCGCCACGGCACTGGGCATCCAGAAGCTGCAGGAGCGCCGGAGGACCCGGCTTTTCCTCCGCCCCGACATCTACGGGCGGTTCATGTCGGCCGTGGTGTATCTGCCCAGGGACAGGTACACCACCAACGTCCGGCTCCGCATCGAGCAGGAGCTGCGCGAGACGTTCCAGGCCGTCTCCATCGACTACGAGGCCCGTATGACGGAGTCGGCGCTGGCCCGGTTGTTCTTCCGGATCAGGCTGCCCAAGAACGCGGACGTCAGCCACGTCAACTCCGAGGAACTTGAAAAGCGCCTGGTCCGTGCCGCCCGCTCCTGGAGCGAAGGCATCGCCGAGGTCCTGCGCGAGGGACGGGACGTTGCCGAGGCCAAGGAGCTTGCCGCGATTTGGTCGGAGGCGTTCCCCGCAAGTTACCGGGTGGACTACGAGGTCGAAGACGCCCTGGAAGACATCGCACGCTTCGAGAAGTATGGTGCAGCCGCGGAACGGGCTGAAGGTACTGTCCAGGAGCGGCCGGGCGTCCACGTCTACCTTCCGGAAGGTGCCGGGGCAACGCTTGAAGAAGATGCCAGGGTCAAGCTGTACATGCTGGAGCCCAAGAGCCTGAGCCAGATCCTTCCCTACTTCCACAACCTTGGCCTGGAAGTCCTGGACGAGCGGCCCTTCGAGATCGAGACGGCAGACCGCCGTGATTTCTTTCTCTACGATCTTGGGCTGAAATACCCGGCCAAGGTGGATCCGCTTTCCACCGGAGAGCTCCTGGCAGATTCCTTCGGTGCTGCCGTCACGGGCGCGGCCGAATCGGACAGCTTTGACCGGCTGGTCCTCCGCGAAGGACTGCAGTGGCGCCAGATTACCGTCCTGCGGGCCTATGCCCGGTACATGCGGCAGATGGGCAACACCAACTCCTTCGGTTTCATGGCCGACACCCTGCTGGCCAACCCCCAGGTCACCAAGGGGCTCACGGCGCTTTTCGCCGCCCGATTCGACCCTTCGCTCAGCCCGGAGGAACGGGGCGAGAGGCAGGAGTCAGTCCGCCTGGACCTGGATGCCGCCATAGAAAAGGTGGCGACGCTCGACGCCGACCGGGTCCTGCGCACGTTCGTCAACCTGATTGAGGCGACGCTGCGGACCAACTACTACCAGCACAAGCCGCACCTGAGCTTCAAGCTTGATCCCGCACGGATCGAAGGCCTGCCCTTCCCGCGGCCGATGTTCGAGATCTGGGTCTACGCCCCCCGCGTCGAAGGCGTGCACCTTCGTTTCGGCAAGGTTGCGCGCGGCGGGTTGCGCTGGTCTGACCGGCGTGAAGACTTCCGCACCGAAATCCTCGGGCTGGTCAAAGCGCAAACTGTGAAGAATGCCGTAATCGTGCCCACCGGTGCGAAGGGTGGCTTCTTCGCCAAGCAACTGCCCGACCCCACCGCTGACCGCGCCGCCTGGATGGCGGAAGGAATCGAAAGCTACAAGACCTTCATCAGGGGCCTGCTGGACATCACTGACAACCTCTTGACGGAGGGGGACAGCGAAAGGCTGGTGCCGCCGTCGGACGTTGTCAGGCACGATGACGACGATTCCTACCTCGTGGTGGCTGCCGACAAAGGAACCGCTACTTTCTCCGACATCGCCAACGGATTGGCTGCCGAGTACGGATTCTGGCTCGGTGACGCCTTCGCGTCCGGCGGCTCCGTGGGCTACGACCACAAGGCCATGGGCATCACGGCGCGCGGCGCCTGGGAATCGGTCAAGCGGCACTTCAGTGAACTTGACCTCGACACCCAGACCCAGCCGTTCACCGTGGTGGGCGTGGGCGACATGTCCGGAGACGTGTTCGGCAACGGGATGCTGCTGTCCCGGCACATCCGGCTCCTCGCAGCCTTCGACCACCGCCACATCTTCCTGGACCCCAACCCGGACGAGGAAGCCTCGTTCGTGGAGCGGCAGCGTCTGTTCGAGCTGCCCAGGTCCTCGTGGGATGACTACAACAAGTCCCTCATCAGCGAAGGCGGCGGGGTGTACCCGCGGCAGGCCAAGTCGATTCCGGTCTCCGCCCAGGTGCGGACTGCGCTGGGACTGCCCGCCGGCACCACCGAACTCAGCCCGCCCGAACTCCTCCGGTCGATCCTCCTTGCCCCCGCGGACCTGCTCTACAACGGCGGCATCGGGACGTACGTCAAGGCGAGCACCGAGACGAATGCGTCGGTGGGGGACAAGGCCAACGACGCCATCCGCGTCGACGGCCGCGACCTGCGCGTGAAAGTGGTGGGCGAAGGCGGAAACCTGGGCATGACCCAGCGCGGCCGCATCGAAGCGGCGCTGCAGGGCGTCATCCTCAATACGGACGCCATCGACAACTCGGCCGGCGTCGACTGCTCGGACCACGAGGTGAACATCAAGATCTTCGTGGACCGGATGGTGGCTGCGGGAAAGCTGTCGGCGGAGGAACGCGCCGGCTTCCTGGCATCGATGACGGACGAAGTGGGCCGCCTGGTCCTCGAGGACAACATCGACCAGAACATCCTTCTCCTGAATGACCGGACCAGGGTCGCGGAGTGGAGCCCGAGCTATGAACGGCTTATGGACTGGCTGGAAAAGAAAGCCGACCTGAACCGCGACCTCGAGGCCCTTCCCACCACCGAGGCGCTGCGCGAGCGGCTGCAGCAGGGGCAGGGCCTGACATCTCCGGAACTGTCCGTGCTGGCCGCGTACGCCAAGATCGAGCTGACCAATGCCCTGCGGGAAAGCGACCTGGCAGATGACCCATGGTTCCGGCAAACCCTCCGCGCCTACTTCCCAACGCAGCTGCGCGAGCGTTTCGACGCGGAGCTGGACACTCATCCGCTGCGGCGGGAGATCATCGCAACAGTGGTGGCCAACGACATGATCAACCTCGGGGGCATCACCTTTGCCTTCCGCGTCATGGAGGAAACGTCAGCCAGCGAGGTGGCGGTTGCCAAGGCCTTCGTGGCGCTGCGGGAGGTCTACGAACTCGAAGCGATGGTCGGCGAGCTGAACAGCCTGCCGGCGTCCTTCCCCACGGAACATTGGAGCACGGTCCACCTGGACATCCGGCGGCTGCTTGACCGCGCGGTCCGTTGGCTCCTGGGCCAAGGCACTTTGTCGCGGCCGATTGCTGACGTGGTTTCCGAGTTCAAACCGGTGATGGATCCCATGCGGACGCGCCTCCTGGACTTCCTGCGCGGCGATGACCGCGAAAGGGTGGCAGGCTGGCTGGAGCAGGCACGCGAATGGGAGCTGCCGGAGACCCTGGCGCTGCGGTGGGCGGAGCTCTTCGAAAGCTTCGTGCTGCTGGACATCGCCAAGATCTCCCACGTGCGCAAGGACCCGGTGGAGGAAATCGCGGCGGTCTACTACACAGTGTTCAACCGGTTCCACGCTGACTCGCTGCTTGAACGGATCAGCAGCCTGCCGCGGCAGGACAGGTGGCAGGCGCTGGCCAGGGCAGCCCTCCGGGACGACCTTTACTCCACCATCTCGGACATGACGACGGCGGTGCTGGACGCCACCGCTGCCACTGACTCGCCCGAGGCCCGGCTGAAGGACTGGGAGGCCCAGAACGCTGAGCAGTTGAGCAGGGCGAAGAGCATGTTCGATGAGGTCAATTCACTCGAGGCCGACGATATGGCTTCACTGTCGGTAGCATTGAGGCTCTTGAGGTCAATCGTCCGGCGCTAG
- a CDS encoding AAA family ATPase — protein sequence MSIPVVTVGQSREDVVGGLERLHGPVTVVRRCAELPELLAACQSGLARAAVVAEGSEGLTSSLVDRLSAVGVAIIALTDSPDEAARLRGIGVVPALTGVESAALSDRISEAVTQLAGPGLRGAPRSAPADPGAALKPVNAEPPPGPEEPGPGRIIAVWGPAGAPGRTTLAANMAGELAADGKKVILVDADSYGASIAAVLGLLDESAGLAQACRLADQGLLDREALEKVAAPVATKSGTFRVLTGITRADRWTELRASALALVLERARQISDVVVVDAGFCLEADEELSFDTMAPRRNAATLRSLELADTVYAVGAADPVGVPRLVRGLAELEAAVPQAAPVVVMNRVRASSVGRGPERQLRDAWERYGPAAELKAFLPYDLVAADGALLGGSLLLEAAPDSELRHAIRNLVCASAQRSRKSSVFSSTARRRVKD from the coding sequence ATGAGCATTCCTGTGGTCACCGTGGGCCAGAGCCGGGAGGACGTGGTCGGCGGGCTTGAGCGGCTGCATGGGCCGGTAACAGTGGTGAGGAGATGTGCCGAACTCCCCGAACTCCTGGCTGCCTGCCAAAGCGGCCTGGCCCGGGCTGCGGTCGTTGCCGAAGGGTCTGAAGGATTAACGTCTTCCCTTGTGGACCGGCTCTCGGCGGTCGGGGTGGCAATCATTGCCCTGACCGACAGTCCTGATGAGGCCGCGAGGCTGCGGGGCATAGGTGTGGTGCCGGCGCTCACCGGGGTGGAATCGGCCGCACTTTCCGACAGGATTTCAGAGGCAGTGACGCAACTTGCCGGACCAGGACTTCGAGGGGCGCCCAGAAGTGCTCCTGCAGATCCGGGAGCTGCGCTGAAGCCGGTAAACGCCGAACCGCCACCAGGCCCCGAAGAACCTGGTCCGGGAAGGATCATCGCCGTCTGGGGACCGGCCGGAGCTCCAGGGCGGACCACGCTCGCCGCCAACATGGCGGGCGAACTGGCGGCGGACGGAAAGAAAGTCATCCTGGTCGATGCGGACAGCTACGGCGCCAGCATTGCAGCCGTCCTGGGGCTGCTGGATGAATCGGCGGGCCTGGCACAGGCGTGCCGGCTCGCGGACCAGGGATTGCTGGACAGGGAGGCGTTGGAAAAGGTCGCTGCCCCCGTGGCCACCAAATCCGGCACCTTCCGGGTACTTACCGGTATTACCCGCGCCGACCGCTGGACCGAACTCCGGGCGTCCGCGCTCGCGCTGGTACTGGAACGTGCCCGGCAGATATCCGACGTGGTGGTGGTGGATGCGGGTTTCTGCCTCGAAGCGGACGAGGAGCTGAGCTTTGACACGATGGCTCCGCGGCGGAACGCGGCCACGCTGCGTTCGCTTGAGCTCGCCGACACTGTCTACGCAGTCGGTGCCGCCGATCCTGTTGGCGTGCCGAGGCTGGTGCGCGGCCTTGCCGAACTGGAAGCAGCCGTTCCGCAGGCGGCCCCCGTTGTGGTGATGAACAGGGTGCGGGCTTCCTCTGTGGGCAGGGGGCCGGAACGGCAGTTGCGGGACGCTTGGGAGCGGTATGGTCCGGCGGCCGAACTCAAGGCTTTCCTGCCTTACGACCTGGTTGCAGCGGATGGAGCCCTTCTCGGAGGATCACTGCTGCTTGAAGCGGCACCGGATTCCGAGCTTCGCCACGCAATCCGAAATTTGGTTTGTGCATCCGCCCAGCGAAGTCGTAAATCCTCTGTCTTTTCTTCCACAGCAAGGCGGCGGGTGAAGGACTAG
- a CDS encoding helix-turn-helix domain-containing protein, translating to MPRFLTLADVAEQLQINSPAAYALVRSGELKAIQVGGRGQWRVEEKMLEQYIEERYAEANRMIQEAKSKSV from the coding sequence ATGCCCAGGTTCCTCACGCTCGCGGATGTTGCCGAGCAGCTTCAGATCAATTCACCCGCCGCGTATGCACTTGTCCGCAGCGGTGAACTGAAGGCCATTCAGGTCGGCGGCAGGGGCCAGTGGCGGGTGGAAGAAAAGATGCTGGAGCAATACATCGAGGAACGCTATGCGGAGGCGAACCGCATGATCCAGGAAGCCAAATCCAAGTCAGTATGA
- a CDS encoding LysM peptidoglycan-binding domain-containing protein, whose amino-acid sequence MVSATGPARNSDVLAAAGVLLLGILLSILGWSLMQQWRDSVARHQEPDVEILLAVVAAAAGAGTVVWWFASLGCAAGTVLLDRRGRTGAAAATRRLSPAFMQRLVLGILSVQVLSGPAAQAAPPAPGPEWAPTHELVASAPVIPGTPGPATDQAGPPGTDTIPSIPTSTVQPGWQPAAPAVSPGMLAAPGMRAPAEPAAPEAEGVTVHAGDTLWDIAARHLGPGASDVDIASQWPHWYEANRALIGADPDVLLPGQILQPPAPAGN is encoded by the coding sequence GTGGTTAGCGCCACTGGCCCGGCCAGGAACTCCGACGTCCTTGCAGCGGCCGGTGTACTCCTGCTCGGCATCCTGCTGAGCATCCTCGGGTGGAGCCTGATGCAGCAGTGGAGGGACTCCGTGGCCAGGCACCAGGAGCCCGACGTGGAGATTCTCCTCGCCGTCGTGGCAGCGGCAGCAGGAGCGGGAACCGTGGTTTGGTGGTTTGCCTCGCTGGGATGCGCCGCCGGCACGGTCCTACTGGACCGCCGGGGGCGAACAGGAGCCGCAGCAGCAACTCGGAGACTTTCACCAGCCTTCATGCAACGGCTTGTACTCGGGATCCTGTCCGTCCAGGTCCTTTCCGGCCCCGCTGCCCAAGCAGCGCCACCGGCACCCGGTCCGGAATGGGCACCTACGCACGAACTTGTTGCCTCAGCACCAGTCATCCCGGGAACACCAGGACCGGCTACAGACCAGGCAGGCCCGCCCGGCACTGACACCATCCCATCAATCCCCACGTCAACCGTTCAGCCGGGGTGGCAGCCCGCAGCCCCGGCTGTTAGCCCCGGAATGCTCGCGGCACCTGGAATGCGGGCACCAGCAGAACCAGCGGCGCCGGAAGCTGAGGGTGTCACGGTCCATGCCGGCGACACGCTGTGGGACATAGCCGCACGTCATCTCGGGCCGGGCGCATCGGATGTGGATATCGCGAGCCAGTGGCCCCACTGGTACGAGGCAAACCGCGCACTGATTGGCGCGGATCCCGATGTGCTGCTCCCGGGACAAATACTCCAGCCGCCAGCTCCTGCCGGCAACTAG
- a CDS encoding Rv3235 family protein, with product MRAVARSTVQAAMEVLAGIRPIHQLARRLDPRCLAALQHRAALIRRELNRTGNPALARLHRNSAVRSVRVCEVADGVYEASAVVVDDVRARAVALRLEQSKQVWRVTELVIG from the coding sequence GTGCGGGCCGTCGCCCGCAGCACCGTCCAGGCGGCGATGGAGGTTCTGGCAGGCATCCGGCCCATCCATCAGCTGGCCCGCCGGCTTGATCCCCGCTGCCTGGCGGCCCTGCAGCACCGCGCGGCCCTCATCAGGAGGGAGCTGAACCGGACAGGCAATCCGGCGCTCGCCCGCCTCCACCGCAACTCAGCGGTCCGGTCCGTACGGGTTTGCGAGGTGGCCGACGGCGTTTATGAAGCCAGCGCCGTGGTGGTGGACGACGTCCGGGCGCGTGCTGTCGCCCTCAGGCTGGAGCAGAGCAAACAGGTGTGGCGGGTGACAGAACTTGTTATCGGCTAG